From Fusobacterium varium:
AGCTACTTCACCTATTGAATACAGTTCTTTCATCTCTTTCTCCCCTTTTAGATATCTTTGTTAAAAAATAAAAGTATTATATTTTATAGTGTAAAAATAATTTTAATTTATTATACACTTTTATTTTAAAATAGACAAATGATGATAAAGAAAAATTAATGTTATAGAGATGAAATTGTATTTTTTACACTTGACTTACCAAATTATTTATTAATAGAATTTTTATAGAAATTTGATATATAAAAAATAGAGTTAAAATATTAAAAAGTTATATGAATAGTGAATGACCTGATAAAATATAAAATTTTTAATTTATAAATATAAGTGTCAAAAAATAATATTACAGAGTAAAGGGAAATTAAATAAAAAAAGGTTATCATAGACAGCCTTTTTTTATTTAACAAGTAATTTTTTTATAAGTTAATTTTATAGTTTAGAGGGGAAATTTATTATTAAAACTGGAATTTGAATCCTACATAGTAATTTCTTTCATATGCAGGGTCATATAAAAATTCATTACTAGAAGAACTGTATGAAACATAATCATAGTATTTTTTATCAAAGACATTATTTACTCCAGCATATAAATTAAGACTTTCAGTAGCTTTAAAGTTAGCTCTGATATTAGCTACAGCATGTGCATTTTTCTTTCCGCCTTCATTATTGTTTGTAAGATAAGTTGCACTTTTATAAACAACATCTCCACCAATATTAAATCTTTCATTAAATGAATATAATACACCTAAAGACAATTTATGGTTAGGAACGTAAGCTATTCTTTTTCCATCTAATTTTTCTCCATTATCATTAGCTTTTTTTACTTTAGCATGTACATAATTATAACTCTCACTAAAAGTAAATTTACCTATATCTTGTTTAGCTGCAAGTTCAAATCCATATCTTTCTGTTTTATCCAGATTTATATTTTCTATTGAATGTTGTGTATTAGACGCATGACCTGAACTTCTAATTTCATCATTTGTCAAAGTATAAAAAACAGCTCCATTTAATTCTGAAATTCCAAATGTATCCCTAAATCCTAACTCAAAAGTATTATAAGTTTCAGAGTCAAGATCATTGAAATAATATAGACCAGCTTTACTTGGATCTGGATGTGAAGTAGAGTATCTATTAGTAATTAAAGCAGGAGCAGGAGATGTGAATCCTCTTTCATACTTTAAATAAACATTACCAGTATCAGAATAAAGATAATTTACTGCTAATTCAACAGCAAAATTGTCTGCATCTTTTGTATTTCCACCAAGATCTAATTTATTTCCAAAACTTTTTCTTTTCATATCATAGTCAGCTTTTTCATATCTAAATCCTTGAATAAATTCAAAATTTTCATATTTATATGTATTTAATACAAAACCGCTGATAGATTGTTTAGTAGCTTTTAAATCAATGCTAGTCATTGGTATTGTAGTACCCATTCTTTTCATATACATATTTTGTTTTCTGTGCAATTCATTATCTAAATATTCTATACCAAAAATAATATTGCTGTCATTTCCATATTTATATTTTAATTTTGCTGTTGCACCTTTTTTCTCATCATCAAAAGCAGCTTTCATATTCATACCACTTGCAGCAGTAACCATTTTATAGTGCATATCAGTATCTTGGAAATAACCTATTAAATTTAATTCCATATTATCACTTATTTTTCCTGCATATTCCAATGAGAATTCATCTTTATCTCTATCCCATTTATCAATATCGCCAGGATTTTTTCCACTTTGTTTTCTATCGTTGTCAACTTGTGCTTTAGTTAATGAATCAGGAATTTCAGATTCACTGTCATATTTTGAATATCTAAAAGTAATACTATGGTCATCAGATATATCATATCTCAATTTAGTGCTGAAATGATTTGCATCTTCTTCATTATATTTTCTGTATCCATTTACTTCATTTCTTGTATAGGCTAAATCTATATCAAGTTTTCCAATTGTATGTCCAGCAGATACTTCATAGGTATTTCCTCTATAGTTTCCATAACTGTATCCAGCAGTAGCTCTGGGGCCAGTTTGTTTTTTAGTAATAACATTTATTACTCCCCCAGAAGTTCCGCTTCCGTATAGAACTGCTCCTCCTCCAGGAATTATTTCTATTCTTTCTATCTGACTGATAGACACTGTATTTACAGGAGTACCTACATGAGAAGTATCTGAAGCATTAGCACGAATACCATCAACAAGAAGTTGAACATTAGTCATAGCCTTTGCCATTCCTTGTCCTCTCATATCAATGACAGGCATTCCCATTTGATACTGTACATTAACAGCTGGAACATCTTTCAAAGCATCTTCAATTGAAGGATAATGTTTTTCTTCAATTGTTTCACTGACAACAATAGTAGGATTACTTGCTACATCCCTTACAGTAGTTTCAAAACCTGTGCTGGAATAAATGACAGTATTTCCTAGATTTACCCCTTCTGTATTTTCAGAGCTTGAATTAGCAAAAATTGTAGTTGAAATTAATAATGAATGTAAAGCTAATTTTTTAAAATTCATTTGTTTCTCCTTATCTTTCTATATAAATATAGAAAATTTTGTAATATAGTACATTTTTACTTTAAATAAAAGTAAGGCTGAATTCCCCTCAGTCATCATTTTTAACTATAGTTTGGTAAATCAAACTAAATCAATATGTAAACTTATAAAATGAAATCATCTTTTTTATAATAATATTTTTATTTTATTTTGTCAACAAATATTTTGAATATAATAATATTTGAAAAACAAGATAAATAAATTAATTATGAAATATATTCAGAGATGTATTTGGTTTTAAAAATATTATTTAAAAAATTAAAAAAGAAGCATTTTAGAAATCTAGAGAATAGTTTTGAAATTATTATTAAAAAGAGATTTTAACAGTTTAAGAAAATATTTTTATAAAAAAATAGGGTAATCTATTCAGTAGAAATTTTTTAAAATTTAACTACTTTTCAATTACTCTATTTCAAATTAATAAAATATATACTTTTATTTTTAAGAACAATATCAATACAAAATATTTAATTTTACTTTTATATTTTCATTTCCTAAAGCAGCTGTGAGTTCAGCTATATTTTCAATATAGCCAATCTTTGTATAGCTGTAGGAAGTGTGAAAGTTT
This genomic window contains:
- a CDS encoding putative TonB-dependent hemin receptor, whose translation is MNFKKLALHSLLISTTIFANSSSENTEGVNLGNTVIYSSTGFETTVRDVASNPTIVVSETIEEKHYPSIEDALKDVPAVNVQYQMGMPVIDMRGQGMAKAMTNVQLLVDGIRANASDTSHVGTPVNTVSISQIERIEIIPGGGAVLYGSGTSGGVINVITKKQTGPRATAGYSYGNYRGNTYEVSAGHTIGKLDIDLAYTRNEVNGYRKYNEEDANHFSTKLRYDISDDHSITFRYSKYDSESEIPDSLTKAQVDNDRKQSGKNPGDIDKWDRDKDEFSLEYAGKISDNMELNLIGYFQDTDMHYKMVTAASGMNMKAAFDDEKKGATAKLKYKYGNDSNIIFGIEYLDNELHRKQNMYMKRMGTTIPMTSIDLKATKQSISGFVLNTYKYENFEFIQGFRYEKADYDMKRKSFGNKLDLGGNTKDADNFAVELAVNYLYSDTGNVYLKYERGFTSPAPALITNRYSTSHPDPSKAGLYYFNDLDSETYNTFELGFRDTFGISELNGAVFYTLTNDEIRSSGHASNTQHSIENINLDKTERYGFELAAKQDIGKFTFSESYNYVHAKVKKANDNGEKLDGKRIAYVPNHKLSLGVLYSFNERFNIGGDVVYKSATYLTNNNEGGKKNAHAVANIRANFKATESLNLYAGVNNVFDKKYYDYVSYSSSSNEFLYDPAYERNYYVGFKFQF